In a single window of the Gammaproteobacteria bacterium genome:
- the rnt gene encoding RNase T has product MGTTTEGRTTGKKNSLDGGMAMGTSSRFAYDARLMPELISKHPIATRFRGFLPVVIDVETAGFNPRTDALLEIAAVPLQIGEDLRLERGETVSAHVIPFPGANLERSALAFTGIDPYHPFRFAVPERDALETVFVPIRRIIRDTGCTRAVLVGHNPSFDISFLKASVERSGIKRNPFHSFTTFDTATLAGLAFGQTVLAKAVQAAGLPWNPSDAHSAIYDAECTADLFCAVINRWDEIIGRP; this is encoded by the coding sequence ATGGGGACGACAACAGAGGGGCGGACAACGGGCAAAAAGAATTCGCTGGATGGTGGTATGGCGATGGGAACCTCTTCGCGGTTTGCGTATGATGCACGGCTTATGCCAGAACTAATATCCAAACATCCCATTGCGACCCGTTTTCGGGGTTTTCTGCCCGTGGTGATCGACGTAGAGACCGCAGGCTTCAATCCACGTACTGATGCCCTCTTGGAGATCGCGGCGGTACCGCTACAAATCGGCGAGGATCTGCGCCTGGAACGGGGTGAGACCGTGAGCGCTCATGTTATCCCCTTTCCTGGGGCAAATTTGGAGCGTTCCGCGCTGGCATTTACTGGGATCGACCCCTATCACCCTTTCCGTTTCGCTGTACCCGAGCGAGATGCCCTGGAAACCGTTTTTGTACCGATCCGTCGAATCATCCGTGATACGGGTTGTACCCGTGCGGTTTTGGTGGGTCATAATCCTTCCTTTGATATCAGTTTTCTAAAGGCTTCGGTGGAGCGTAGCGGGATCAAGCGCAATCCTTTCCACTCCTTTACCACCTTCGATACTGCTACGTTGGCAGGGTTGGCTTTTGGTCAAACGGTACTTGCCAAGGCGGTTCAAGCGGCGGGTTTGCCGTGGAATCCCTCTGATGCACATTCCGCCATCTACGATGCCGAATGCACCGCCGATCTTTTCTGTGCCGTGATAAATCGTTGGGATGAAATTATCGGGCGACCTTGA
- the xerD gene encoding site-specific recombinase — MIDSEEDIDSDEEIEEGSDGKIGEATGEEAIIEAFLDTVWMERGLAENTLIAYRFDLLGTARWLIRHQRTLMTAQRADLLVLLAARVREGVRARTTARLLSVLKRFYQYQVREGRLAEDPSLLIDAPRLPRALPKSLTETEVEALLAAPLLDDILGLRDRTLLEVLYATGLRVSELISLRCAQVNLRQGVVRVTGKGAKERLVPMGEVALDWITRYLEQARPELVRNYPSDILFPTRKGEVMTRQAFWQLIKRYASRAGIAHEPSPHTLRHAFATHLLNHGADLRVVQMLLGHTSVSTTQIYTHVARERLKTMHAVHHPRG; from the coding sequence ATGATCGACTCTGAAGAAGATATTGATAGCGACGAAGAGATCGAGGAAGGGTCTGATGGGAAAATCGGTGAGGCTACCGGTGAAGAGGCCATCATCGAGGCTTTTCTCGATACGGTATGGATGGAGCGTGGCCTAGCCGAAAATACTCTTATCGCTTACCGCTTTGACCTTTTGGGCACAGCTCGTTGGTTGATTCGGCATCAACGGACTTTAATGACAGCGCAACGCGCCGATCTGTTGGTCCTTCTCGCAGCGCGAGTTCGTGAAGGGGTACGGGCGCGCACCACTGCACGGCTGCTCTCGGTTCTCAAACGGTTCTATCAATATCAGGTGAGGGAGGGGCGTTTGGCTGAGGATCCCAGTCTGCTGATTGATGCCCCGCGCCTCCCGCGGGCCTTGCCAAAGTCCCTTACCGAGACGGAAGTGGAGGCCCTGCTTGCGGCCCCTCTGCTCGACGATATCCTCGGCTTGCGCGACCGTACCCTGCTGGAGGTGCTCTATGCCACTGGGTTGCGGGTTTCGGAGCTGATTAGCCTACGCTGCGCCCAAGTCAATCTCCGCCAGGGGGTGGTGCGTGTCACTGGTAAGGGGGCCAAGGAACGTCTCGTCCCCATGGGGGAAGTGGCCCTGGATTGGATCACTCGTTATCTGGAACAGGCCCGCCCCGAATTAGTACGCAATTATCCGAGTGACATCCTTTTCCCTACGCGGAAGGGTGAGGTTATGACGCGCCAAGCCTTTTGGCAGCTCATCAAGCGTTATGCCAGCCGTGCCGGGATCGCGCATGAGCCCTCTCCCCACACCTTGCGTCATGCCTTTGCTACGCATCTCCTCAACCATGGCGCGGATTTACGTGTAGTACAAATGTTATTGGGACACACTAGCGTCTCTACTACCCAGATCTATACCCATGTGGCCCGCGAACGGCTCAAAACCATGCACGCAGTACACCATCCACGGGGATAA
- a CDS encoding transposase, producing the protein MKNSDGRSLDHSTLEYIRLQAVKAVRKGMSPREVGEIFGMHRSKVYEWVKKAKEMGLATLNAKPVPGRKSFINEQQEGILVFWLCAFTPLDFEFSTVLWTTEMIKTLIERKFSIYMSRSAVGRFLRRINLTPQRPVYRAIERDQFSVDNWINKEFPRIKELASNEGAIIYFLDEAGARTDYHAGTTWGLEGLTPIIPSTGGRYRINMIAAITSEGKMHFQIGPSSLNGGAFVEYLKILAQENSCPIYIVTDGYSAHHAKVVKEYLETTNGKVKIFFLPTYSPHLNPVELVWSNIKTQGIARHLIRNVEELKNKATQLLEDLKKSPEKVRELFKEESVQYAI; encoded by the coding sequence ATGAAAAATTCTGATGGACGTTCTCTCGATCACTCTACCCTTGAGTATATAAGGCTTCAAGCAGTAAAAGCTGTACGTAAAGGAATGTCTCCTAGGGAGGTGGGCGAGATTTTCGGTATGCACCGATCGAAGGTGTACGAATGGGTGAAGAAGGCAAAAGAGATGGGTCTAGCTACGTTAAATGCGAAACCTGTCCCTGGAAGAAAATCCTTCATCAATGAACAGCAAGAAGGAATACTAGTATTCTGGCTGTGCGCATTTACCCCATTGGATTTTGAATTCTCGACAGTCTTATGGACAACTGAAATGATAAAGACATTAATAGAGAGGAAATTTTCTATTTACATGAGTCGTTCCGCGGTGGGCCGTTTTTTGCGCCGCATTAATTTAACTCCACAACGGCCAGTATATCGTGCGATAGAGAGGGACCAATTTTCAGTAGATAATTGGATTAACAAAGAGTTTCCTAGAATCAAAGAGTTGGCAAGTAATGAGGGTGCTATAATCTATTTTCTTGATGAGGCTGGGGCGCGCACCGATTATCACGCGGGTACAACTTGGGGGCTAGAAGGTTTAACTCCCATAATTCCCTCCACTGGTGGACGTTATCGCATAAATATGATCGCTGCGATAACTTCTGAAGGAAAGATGCATTTCCAAATAGGTCCCTCATCGCTCAATGGTGGTGCGTTTGTTGAATATCTAAAAATTTTGGCTCAAGAGAATTCATGCCCCATCTATATTGTAACAGACGGGTATTCTGCCCATCATGCAAAAGTAGTTAAGGAATATCTGGAGACGACAAATGGAAAGGTTAAAATATTCTTTCTTCCCACCTATTCTCCACACCTTAATCCTGTCGAGCTAGTATGGAGCAATATTAAGACACAAGGAATTGCGCGTCACCTTATTCGTAATGTGGAGGAGTTAAAAAATAAAGCTACTCAACTTTTAGAGGATTTAAAAAAATCGCCAGAGAAAGTCAGAGAACTTTTTAAAGAAGAATCCGTCCAATATGCTATTTAG
- a CDS encoding exported hypothetical protein (Evidence 5 : Unknown function), protein MSSAKIKTGIFVLMFFVIASNIAFATADISASSPSVENINLNGKWSSLLFGDVFLEQTDNRVTGTYRYTNDEDITKDGEIKGVIQGRTILGKWWERPSGGGRPKGRIGEEAQGDLEWNISNNDRTLSGWYREEGDQEKHEWDLER, encoded by the coding sequence ATGAGTTCTGCAAAGATAAAAACCGGCATTTTCGTTCTGATGTTTTTTGTTATAGCCAGCAACATAGCCTTTGCAACCGCAGACATATCGGCATCTTCGCCGTCTGTAGAAAACATCAACCTCAACGGGAAATGGTCGTCTCTTCTCTTTGGAGATGTATTCCTAGAACAGACTGACAACCGAGTAACGGGCACTTATCGGTACACCAACGATGAAGATATTACCAAGGATGGGGAAATAAAAGGTGTTATTCAAGGGCGGACAATTCTGGGGAAATGGTGGGAGCGTCCCAGCGGAGGGGGGCGGCCTAAGGGTAGGATTGGCGAGGAAGCACAAGGCGATTTGGAATGGAATATCAGCAATAATGATAGGACGCTATCCGGCTGGTATCGTGAAGAAGGCGATCAGGAAAAGCATGAATGGGATCTTGAACGGTAA
- a CDS encoding adenylate cyclase, protein MKWHNKPQVITGLFGLAVWLFLALLRILGGIQPWELHAHDWLLFLHAEEQHKSPIVLIGETESDIHRYGHPLPDGVLAAALEKLLVLGVRVVGMDKYRDVPIAPGSDRLNEILRQHRNLIWIFFVGNQAQEYVAPPQILKGTEQAGFNDIVDDPDGVSRRGLLFLDERGVTYYSFTLLLTLTYLAAENIRAEGDGQGFLHLGKSTFIPLHTNSGGYTNIDAGGYQFILNYPSLGKSFPTFTLSDLLDDRVTATSVRDKLVIFGAMAPSLGDYRLLPGKERHYGVEQHAYVVDQLLQTVLSDHPQNRDWPESIEYAWLLLWCLAGAFMSLRRGGLLWLTAMSSGGLVVLFLCAWLLFQQGWWIPLIPPALGWLVALMIGVVWFSSQERVERRQLLKLFERHVSPQVVTALWETRDEFFANGSVRPDQLIASVLFSDLAGFTTVAEGMEPFMLMNWLNDYMSEMSAILIEEGGMINKYIGDSIMAVFGVPVKRRTEEGIVADALSAVESALRMGERMHELNRRWQHNGLPIIGMRIGIYTGPLVAGTLGGWQRMEYTVIGDTVNIASRLESFDKTFSPVDEQSPCRILVGETTWQYIRSRYFTKEVGICQLKGKHNLLKIYQVSGRMTEGSL, encoded by the coding sequence GTGAAATGGCATAATAAGCCGCAAGTTATCACCGGATTGTTCGGGCTTGCCGTCTGGTTATTCCTCGCTCTATTACGAATATTGGGTGGTATACAGCCTTGGGAGTTGCATGCGCATGATTGGTTGCTATTCCTACACGCAGAAGAACAACACAAGTCGCCTATTGTCTTAATCGGTGAGACTGAGTCGGACATTCACCGTTATGGGCATCCCTTACCCGATGGCGTTCTTGCTGCGGCACTGGAGAAATTGCTGGTGTTGGGGGTGCGCGTGGTAGGTATGGATAAATACCGCGATGTACCGATTGCACCGGGCAGTGATCGTCTCAATGAGATTCTACGTCAGCATCGTAACTTGATCTGGATTTTCTTCGTAGGCAACCAGGCCCAAGAATATGTTGCACCACCGCAGATATTAAAAGGAACTGAGCAGGCGGGTTTCAATGATATAGTAGATGATCCTGATGGTGTTTCACGACGCGGATTGCTATTTCTGGATGAAAGAGGCGTCACCTATTACTCCTTTACCTTACTGCTTACACTCACCTATCTCGCTGCGGAAAATATTCGAGCCGAGGGCGATGGGCAAGGTTTTTTGCATCTGGGGAAATCAACCTTTATCCCGCTGCATACCAATAGCGGGGGATACACCAATATCGATGCCGGTGGTTATCAATTCATTTTGAACTATCCAAGCCTGGGTAAAAGCTTCCCGACGTTTACCCTTTCCGATTTGCTCGACGATCGCGTGACGGCCACCAGTGTACGGGATAAACTGGTGATATTTGGTGCGATGGCGCCCAGCTTGGGTGACTACCGTTTGTTGCCCGGAAAGGAAAGGCATTACGGTGTTGAGCAGCACGCCTATGTTGTCGATCAATTGCTGCAAACAGTTTTGTCGGACCATCCGCAAAACCGCGATTGGCCCGAGAGCATTGAATATGCCTGGTTATTGTTGTGGTGTTTGGCGGGCGCTTTTATGAGTCTCAGGCGTGGCGGTCTATTGTGGTTGACCGCGATGAGTAGTGGTGGTTTGGTGGTACTGTTTCTCTGTGCTTGGTTGTTATTTCAGCAGGGGTGGTGGATTCCGTTAATTCCTCCTGCGTTGGGTTGGCTCGTAGCATTGATGATTGGCGTCGTCTGGTTTTCCAGTCAGGAACGAGTGGAACGACGCCAATTGTTGAAATTGTTTGAACGGCACGTTTCTCCACAGGTGGTTACGGCCCTGTGGGAGACTCGCGATGAGTTCTTTGCTAATGGTAGTGTCCGACCCGACCAATTAATTGCCAGCGTATTGTTCAGCGACCTAGCTGGTTTTACCACCGTCGCCGAAGGCATGGAACCCTTCATGCTCATGAATTGGCTCAACGATTACATGAGTGAGATGAGCGCTATTTTGATCGAAGAGGGCGGGATGATCAATAAATACATCGGCGATTCCATTATGGCCGTATTCGGGGTACCCGTGAAACGCCGTACCGAGGAAGGAATCGTCGCCGACGCGCTGAGTGCCGTAGAAAGTGCGCTACGGATGGGGGAACGGATGCACGAATTAAATCGCCGTTGGCAACACAACGGGTTACCGATCATCGGTATGCGTATCGGTATTTACACGGGTCCGCTGGTCGCGGGAACACTGGGAGGATGGCAACGCATGGAATACACGGTCATTGGTGATACAGTAAATATTGCGTCACGTCTGGAAAGTTTTGACAAAACTTTTTCCCCCGTTGACGAACAGTCACCGTGCCGTATCTTAGTCGGGGAAACAACCTGGCAATATATTCGTTCTCGCTACTTTACAAAAGAAGTTGGCATCTGCCAATTGAAAGGCAAACACAATTTGCTTAAAATCTACCAGGTGTCTGGCCGAATGACGGAGGGTTCACTTTGA
- the metZ gene encoding O-succinylhomoserine sulfhydrylase, which yields MTDSFDFGDGFATRAVRAGQVRTSEGEQSEPIFTTSSYVFANAAEAAARFSGKSPGNIYSRFTNPTVRTFEERLASLEGGEVCVATASGMAAILSTCMGLLRSGDHIVASRSIFGATALLFSNILFRFGVETSFVSLTDPMDWKAALRPNTRLLFLETPSNPLCEIADIAVLAELAHAHGAWLAVDNAFCTPALQRPLEQGADLVIHSATKYLDGQGRCLGGAVVGSRNLVGEGVYGFMRTAGPSMSPFNAWVFLKGLETLGLRMTAHCTAAGRLASWLVEQPGVARVHYPGLPTHPQHALAARQQRAFGGILSFELEGGRETAWRFIDATCLLSITANLGDAKSTITHPASTTHGRLTPEARSAAGITEGLVRVSVGLEDVRDLQTDLQRGLTAANSCGVMVT from the coding sequence ATGACTGACTCCTTTGATTTTGGCGATGGCTTTGCCACTCGAGCAGTACGTGCCGGTCAGGTACGTACCTCGGAAGGAGAGCAATCAGAGCCTATTTTTACCACCTCAAGTTACGTCTTCGCCAATGCGGCCGAGGCAGCCGCACGTTTCTCGGGAAAGTCACCGGGTAATATCTACTCCCGATTTACCAATCCTACGGTGCGAACCTTCGAAGAGCGTCTGGCGAGCTTAGAGGGAGGGGAGGTATGTGTAGCCACCGCCTCGGGGATGGCCGCAATCCTTTCTACTTGCATGGGCCTACTCCGATCTGGCGACCATATCGTTGCCTCTCGTAGTATCTTCGGGGCCACTGCTTTACTATTTTCCAATATTCTGTTTCGCTTCGGGGTAGAAACCAGTTTCGTTTCCCTGACCGACCCGATGGACTGGAAGGCTGCGTTACGTCCGAATACCCGCCTATTGTTCCTCGAAACCCCGTCCAATCCTCTTTGTGAAATAGCCGATATTGCTGTTCTGGCGGAATTGGCACATGCCCATGGGGCGTGGCTAGCAGTAGACAATGCCTTCTGTACTCCGGCCCTCCAACGTCCCTTGGAACAAGGCGCCGATTTGGTCATTCATTCGGCAACCAAATACCTGGATGGACAGGGCCGTTGCCTGGGAGGTGCGGTAGTAGGTAGCCGTAACCTGGTGGGGGAGGGGGTCTACGGCTTCATGCGCACCGCCGGCCCTAGTATGAGTCCCTTCAATGCTTGGGTCTTTCTCAAAGGGCTGGAGACTCTCGGACTACGCATGACAGCCCATTGTACGGCTGCGGGGCGTTTAGCGAGTTGGTTGGTGGAACAACCGGGGGTCGCGCGCGTTCACTATCCAGGTCTGCCCACCCATCCTCAGCACGCCTTGGCGGCACGTCAGCAGAGAGCCTTCGGCGGTATTCTCTCCTTCGAACTGGAGGGAGGGCGAGAGACCGCTTGGCGTTTTATCGATGCTACGTGCCTACTCTCCATCACCGCCAACCTGGGGGATGCCAAAAGCACCATTACTCACCCCGCAAGCACCACCCACGGTCGACTAACCCCCGAGGCGCGTAGCGCAGCCGGAATCACCGAGGGGCTCGTGCGGGTCTCGGTCGGTTTGGAGGATGTGCGAGACCTTCAGACCGACCTACAGCGAGGACTTACTGCGGCTAATTCTTGCGGCGTAATGGTCACATAA
- a CDS encoding Predicted dehydrogenase, giving the protein MKPRAAVIGCGNIGSRWDEASSGNAILTHAGAWHRLGLLTALVDPNPERLVAAGRYWGGSTLYPDYQTLFAAEQLDLVSIATPTALRLPVIEAALAAGVRAILLEKPVATTIEEAQAIATVTRTAGAAVAVNYLRRYDAALRQGAAWVQSGRLGAIQHVVGRYGKGILENGSHWIDLIQWWLGPVQGSRVLRRLSDDRPDHDPTLDAVLEVGPAGAIVPVHLLAVDHRHYALFELDIVGSAGRITLTERGAYLRHWEVITDPLFPGYRVLQLANELRADLEHALLRAAEDLLAAWRGERSVPSCTLEDGLAALKAALALRDTRPDPE; this is encoded by the coding sequence ATGAAACCACGAGCGGCTGTCATTGGTTGCGGCAACATCGGTTCACGTTGGGACGAGGCAAGTAGCGGCAATGCGATTCTCACCCATGCCGGGGCCTGGCATCGCTTGGGGTTGTTGACCGCGTTGGTCGATCCTAATCCCGAACGTCTTGTCGCTGCCGGTCGCTATTGGGGGGGCTCGACCCTCTATCCCGACTATCAGACGCTGTTCGCCGCCGAACAACTGGACCTGGTCAGTATCGCCACCCCTACCGCCCTGCGTTTACCCGTGATTGAGGCAGCTTTGGCGGCCGGAGTACGGGCGATCCTTTTGGAGAAACCGGTGGCGACCACTATTGAGGAGGCGCAGGCCATCGCCACTGTCACACGTACTGCTGGGGCGGCGGTAGCGGTGAACTATCTCCGCCGCTACGATGCTGCCCTGCGCCAGGGGGCGGCCTGGGTACAGAGCGGTCGATTAGGTGCGATCCAACACGTCGTCGGCCGTTATGGCAAGGGCATCCTGGAAAATGGCTCTCATTGGATCGATCTGATCCAATGGTGGTTGGGTCCGGTACAGGGGAGTCGTGTCCTGCGCCGTCTTAGCGACGACCGCCCCGACCATGACCCAACCTTGGACGCAGTACTTGAGGTGGGACCAGCCGGGGCCATCGTGCCGGTCCATCTGTTGGCGGTAGATCACCGCCACTACGCATTATTCGAGTTGGATATCGTGGGCAGTGCGGGGCGGATTACCCTAACCGAGCGTGGTGCGTACCTTCGTCACTGGGAAGTAATCACTGACCCACTTTTTCCCGGCTATCGAGTTTTGCAGCTAGCTAACGAGTTGCGTGCCGATCTTGAGCACGCTCTGCTGCGGGCCGCCGAGGATTTGCTGGCAGCATGGCGTGGGGAACGTTCCGTACCGAGTTGCACGCTGGAAGATGGACTGGCGGCGCTGAAGGCGGCGCTGGCCCTGCGCGACACCAGGCCTGATCCAGAGTGA
- the trpF gene encoding N-(5'-phosphoribosyl)anthranilate isomerase yields the protein MNFRTRIKVCGITRPADGLAAAACGVDAIGLVFYARSSRAVDLETAAAIVGVLPPFVAVVALFVDPQPAEVSAVLTRIPVDLLQFHGAEPPDFCATFPRPYLKAIPMRPGVDLTRLARDYASARGLLVDTYRPGIPGGTGETFNWDLLPTQPSFPLILAGGLTPTNVAAAVRQVRPYAVDVSGGVEIAKGIKDPALIAAFVKAVQLE from the coding sequence ATGAACTTTCGTACCCGTATCAAGGTCTGCGGCATCACCCGCCCGGCAGACGGTTTGGCTGCCGCAGCCTGTGGGGTCGACGCCATTGGTTTGGTATTTTATGCACGCAGCTCGCGTGCCGTGGATCTAGAGACCGCAGCCGCAATAGTTGGAGTTCTGCCGCCCTTCGTGGCAGTGGTGGCCCTGTTCGTAGACCCCCAACCCGCCGAGGTATCTGCGGTACTCACCCGTATCCCGGTAGACCTGCTCCAGTTTCATGGTGCCGAACCCCCTGACTTTTGTGCGACTTTTCCTCGTCCCTATCTCAAAGCTATTCCCATGCGTCCCGGAGTAGACTTGACGCGCTTAGCGCGGGACTATGCCAGTGCGCGTGGCCTACTGGTAGACACCTATCGACCGGGGATACCTGGTGGTACCGGAGAGACCTTTAACTGGGACCTCCTACCTACCCAACCGAGCTTCCCCCTGATCTTGGCTGGTGGGTTAACCCCGACCAATGTCGCCGCCGCCGTGCGTCAGGTACGTCCCTATGCGGTCGACGTAAGCGGTGGGGTAGAAATAGCCAAAGGCATCAAGGACCCTGCATTGATCGCGGCCTTTGTAAAAGCGGTCCAACTGGAATAG